A window of the Sphaerobacter thermophilus DSM 20745 genome harbors these coding sequences:
- a CDS encoding phosphatase PAP2 family protein encodes MHLRRLSRGRLRWLALGYWLLVVLVVVATGNHYIVDAVAGSLLTVGAYALVPRVAALLPRPSLPRWRRVDADTGFAD; translated from the coding sequence CTGCACTTACGCCGGCTCAGCCGCGGCCGCCTGCGCTGGCTGGCACTGGGCTACTGGCTGCTGGTCGTGCTGGTCGTGGTCGCCACCGGCAACCACTACATCGTCGACGCCGTCGCCGGATCGCTGCTCACCGTCGGCGCCTACGCCCTCGTGCCCCGGGTCGCCGCGCTCCTGCCACGCCCCAGCCTGCCCCGCTGGCGCCGCGTCGACGCCGACACCGGCTTCGCGGATTGA